One window from the genome of Hyperolius riggenbachi isolate aHypRig1 chromosome 6, aHypRig1.pri, whole genome shotgun sequence encodes:
- the LOC137522864 gene encoding galactoside alpha-(1,2)-fucosyltransferase 2-like codes for MKRRWKFILMPVIIFLVLEIFSASRLSHAGPFTLLLQFIIKTHKKPAADHGTIQVPMGTWTIEPIGRLGNLMGEYATLYALAKLNGHKASLYPDMHRELSRIFKISLPVISQWDLEQIPWVNLVLHDWMSPEYKGIRYDYVKLAGYPCSWTFYNHIREEIIKEFTFHDSIKNDANECLSRVQQGRGQATFIGIHVRRGDYVSIMPNVWRGVLADKQYLLSAMNYFRDKYKNPMFIVTSNDMVWCKENINAVLGDVHFAGDGEESSPARDFALLVHCNHTIMTIGTFGYWAGYLAGGETIYLTNFTLPDSPFLDIFRYEAAYLPEWIGIPADLSPLLNK; via the coding sequence ATGAAAAGAAGATGGAAATTCATCTTAATGCCAGTAATAATATTTCTCGTTTTGGAGATCTTCAGTGCTTCTCGGCTAAGCCACGCTGGACCTTTTACTCTCCTCCTTCAATTCatcataaaaacacacaaaaagccAGCAGCTGACCATGGAACTATCCAGGTACCAATGGGCACATGGACTATTGAACCAATCGGACGTCTAGGAAATTTAATGGGGGAATATGCCACACTGTACGCCTTAGCCAAACTCAATGGGCACAAAGCCTCGCTTTACCCTGACATGCACAGAGAACTTTCTAGGATCTTCAAAATATCTCTACCAGTCATCAGCCAGTGGGACTTAGAACAGATACCTTGGGTGAATCTTGTCCTCCATGACTGGATGTCTCCTGAATATAAAGGAATCCGTTATGATTACGTGAAACTAGCTGGTTACCCATGTTCTTGGACGTTCTACAACCACATCAGGGAAGAAATAATAAAGGAATTTACCTTTCATGACTCTATTAAAAATGACGCGAATGAATGCCTCTCTAGGGTACAACAGGGTCGTGGGCAGGCCACTTTTATTGGCATCCATGTCCGTAGAGGGGACTATGTATCCATTATGCCCAATGTATGGAGAGGTGTGCTTGCCGACAAGCAGTATTTGCTGTCAGCTATGAACTACTTCAGAGACAAGTACAAAAACCCCATGTTCATAGTAACCAGTAATGATATGGTTTGGTGTAAAGAGAACATTAATGCCGTGTTGGGTGATGTTCACTTTGCTGGAGATGGTGAGGAATCTTCCCCAGCCCGTGACTTTGCCCTCTTGGTGCATTGCAACCACACCATCATGACCATAGGGACATTTGGCTACTGGGCTGGGTATTTAGCAGGAGGTGAAACAATCTATCTCACCAACTTTACCCTTCCAGATTCCCCTTTCCTTGATATCTTTAGATATGAAGCTGCTTATCTTCCTGAATGGATTGGGATACCTGCTGACCTCTCTCCGCTGTTAAATAAAtaa